Within the Paramormyrops kingsleyae isolate MSU_618 chromosome 2, PKINGS_0.4, whole genome shotgun sequence genome, the region CCAAAGAACCGACATCCTCCAAACAGAACTGCAGTTGAAAGTCACAGGCCCACAAGCTGGGTGAACTGGGAACACTGGTACTATTCCGTTTGACTCCAAAAGCATCCCGAGGCTCAGGGCTGAAGATCATAAACAGGCTGGGGACATTCGGAGGGGTCCCAGGTGATCTGCTGACGATTCCTTATTAATCTTTTAAATGCTGGACCCAAATGGTGCCCGAGGAGAGTGACTTTCCAACATGAGCAGGGCCTTTGGTACAGGGTGCATGAAAAAGCCATTTATGTTGATCAAACCATTTGCCATCTGTTCATCCAATGCAGCCCTAAGAGTGTAGCAGGCAGCAGGTGGCACtaaggatgggatgccagttcatcagaGGGCATAGGGCAGGGGGCACCGAGGACGGGATACCAATCTATCATAAGGAACAGGGCACCAAGGACGGgacgccagtctatcacagggcaagGGGCACCGAGGATGGGACAggagtccatcacagggcatagggcagggggcaccaaggacgggacgccagtctatcacagggcatagggcagggggcaccaaggacgggacgccagtctatcacagggcatagggcagggggcaccaaggacgggacgccagtctatcacagggcatagggcagggggcaccaaggacgggacgccagtctatcacagggcatagggcagggggcaccaaggacgggacgccagtctatcacagtCTATCGCCAGCAGGGGTGCCTTACCTACAACAAGCCAGACGATGAAGCGCACCCATGTGAGGGGGCTGAGCTTGAGCATGAGGAAGACGTTGAGCAGAATACTGGTGCCTGGGATGAAGGGCACCAGCGGCACCTGAACCGGGGAGAGGAGAGCCGGTGTGGGGACAGCTGGGGCAGGGGAATAGCCAGGCAGATAGCCCAAGCGTCACCTCACCTCCCCCCTGGGCTcatcacagctgttttcatGCACAGTCAATTTATAAGGCAGTAATAGAGGTAAAAATGGTGCTGTTCTGAttacatgtatgtatatgtttCCCATGTGGGCTCCCCTATCCGTGCATGTGTGCATACGTGTCTCATGTGGGCTCCCCTATCCGTGCTTGTCAGAATACGTGCCATGTGGGGACTCCCATATGTGTTCATGTCTGCATACATGTTCAATGCGGGGTCCCTTGCGCTCACCTGGAAGGTCTTGGTGTTGGCCTGCTGTTCGTGGACCCAGATGAGGGCCAGGCTGAGCAGGAAGGCCAGGCCAAACACAACCACCAGCAGTGAGATGCTCCACAGGGGCAATTGCAGCGCGCCGCTGCCGAACACCAGCACGGCACACAGCGAGAGGCCACTGACCATAAGCGCCAGCACAGAGAAGGCCACCACTTCTCCAGGCTCGCAGTCACCCAGCACATGGCCCAGGTAGGGCTCCCAGCGGGCCTTCAGCTGGCCCGCAGCCCGGCGCTCGCGACTCTGCTTCTCCTGCTCTACCAGCTGCAGCTTGTCAGAGAAGGACTCGTACTCCTTCAGCTCACCACTCTCCTGGGCCATGGTCTGGGGCTCCAAATCGGTGGGTGATGGCTCCTGCTGGGCATTGGAGGAGCCAGACCTAGAGGCTGCCTTCTCGGGCTGGAAGCGGAGCACGATGATGCTAGCCGCCACAAAGGTGTAGGCCAGCAGGGTGCCGATAGACAGGAACTGCACCAGAGCCTCCAGGTCAAAGATGAGGGCCAGCAGAGCCATGAGGCAGCCGAAGACCTGGATGGCGATGACGGGGACCTTGGTGACGGGGTTCACTCTGGAGAAGACGGAGAAGAATAGGCCATCCTCTGCCATGGCATATACTATCCGGGGCAGTGAGAAAAGGTTACTGAGCAGGACGGTGTTCATCGCTGAagggaggagaggaggagaagTTGTGCTTATCAGTGCCTCATCAAGAAGGCATTACAGTAAAcattgccggggggggggggggcaaacaagcagacagagggagagagagatagcaggcagacaggcagctggagagagagagagggcaggcagacaggcagctggagagagagagagggcaggcagacaggcagctggagagagagagagggcaggcagacaggcagctggggagagagagagggcaggcagacagagggggagagagagagggcaggcagacagagggggagagagagagggcaggcagacagaggaggagagagagggcaggcagacagagtgggagagagagggcaggcagacagagtgggagagagagggcaggcagacagagtgggagagagagggcaggcagacagagtgggagagagagggcaggcagacagagtgggagagagagggcaggcagacagaggaggagagagagggcaggcaggcaggtacACAAACCCTCACCACAGATGGAGCCAATGGCCACAATGAAACCAGCCCAGCTGTATCCACGCCGGAAAAAAGCATCAGACAGGGCAGAGTTGGGGTCCAGCGTATGCCAGGGTACCAAGAGCGTGAGCACGGTGGACACCAGGATGTAGGCACTGGCCGCCAGGGCCAGGGAGATGGCGGTGGCCACTGGCACGGCTCGCTGCGGGTTCTTGGCTTCCTCGCTAGAGGCGGCAATCACATCAAATCCGACAAAGGCATAGAAGCAGGTGGCTGTGCCCGCCATGATGCCAGACAGGCCGAAGGGGGCGAAACCGCCCTCCTTCTGGCTCCAGTTTGCAGGCTCGGCCAGCATGAAGCCGAAGATGAGAATGAAGACGATGACGCATATGCTGATGGTGGAGAAGATGTGGTTTAGCCAGGAGGACACACGCACGCCAAAGGAGATGAAGATGGTGGCCAGCAGCAGGATGGCAGCAGCCAGTAGATCGGGGTAGTGGGCAATGAAGGGCACGTTCCACTGCATGATGTGGGTCTCCGTGAAATTCTGGATGGCATGGTTGAAGATGGAGTCCAGGTAGCCGCTCCATGCGCGGGCCACAGCGGCTCCACCTATCATGTACTCTAAGATGACGTTCCAGCCGATGAGGAAGGCCCAGATCTCTCCCACGGACACATAGGTGAACATGTAAGCAGAGCCAGTCTTGGGGACGCGGGCACCAAACTCAGCGTAGCACAGGGCGGCCATGAGCGAGGCCACCCCGGCGATGAGAAAGGACAGCACCACGGCCGGGCCGGCCGTCTCTTTGGCGACGGTGCCCGTCAATACGTAAAGCCCCGAGCCCACCATGCCACCCACCCCCAGCAGCGCCAGGTCCACCGTGGAGAGGCAGCGCTTCAGCGACGTTGCCATCATGTCCGCTTCCAGCGTCTTGCGCCGGTTGAGCTTCTGACAGAGTCGCACGGCTGGCGCACAGCCTGGGGTGTGTGTAGCCATGGCGATGGTGGCCTGGACTGGCGGGCCCTCAGTGGGACAGAGATGCGAGATGAGGAGCAGCTTTCAGACGAGGTGTCACGCCACACACATTCCCCACCTGAGGGGACACGGCACCTGTGACACACCGACAGTGTAAGCTATCAACAGGGAACTACAGGGGTACCAAGGGCCTCTGGACTTTAAAACTGTCCCCTGAACAAATACTGATGTGATTCATTGAACTATCAAACCAGCTTAGGATAAAACTGTCTGGCAAGAAACTAAATAACTAACTTTGTTTTTGTCATACATATCACAGACTTTATTTTTTGCATTAGCATCTCTAGCCTGAGCTCTTATGAACTGATACAAGAGGATTCAAGGGAGCCTATGATAAACCAGGACACAACACCACAGCGCAACATCTTTCCATTCTTGCTACCCACCAGCTAACCTCACCACAGAGAAGGC harbors:
- the slc7a4 gene encoding cationic amino acid transporter 4, with protein sequence MATHTPGCAPAVRLCQKLNRRKTLEADMMATSLKRCLSTVDLALLGVGGMVGSGLYVLTGTVAKETAGPAVVLSFLIAGVASLMAALCYAEFGARVPKTGSAYMFTYVSVGEIWAFLIGWNVILEYMIGGAAVARAWSGYLDSIFNHAIQNFTETHIMQWNVPFIAHYPDLLAAAILLLATIFISFGVRVSSWLNHIFSTISICVIVFILIFGFMLAEPANWSQKEGGFAPFGLSGIMAGTATCFYAFVGFDVIAASSEEAKNPQRAVPVATAISLALAASAYILVSTVLTLLVPWHTLDPNSALSDAFFRRGYSWAGFIVAIGSICAMNTVLLSNLFSLPRIVYAMAEDGLFFSVFSRVNPVTKVPVIAIQVFGCLMALLALIFDLEALVQFLSIGTLLAYTFVAASIIVLRFQPEKAASRSGSSNAQQEPSPTDLEPQTMAQESGELKEYESFSDKLQLVEQEKQSRERRAAGQLKARWEPYLGHVLGDCEPGEVVAFSVLALMVSGLSLCAVLVFGSGALQLPLWSISLLVVVFGLAFLLSLALIWVHEQQANTKTFQVPLVPFIPGTSILLNVFLMLKLSPLTWVRFIVWLVVGLTVYFGYGMWHSKEGQRERPPQDLAARYVVLPSGSLVETVQTVQPDAQGEAPPQNTPMATPTTTPTTEDQNAKR